The DNA sequence CCTCCTCCTTTGGTGTGGATTTAAACCCGAAGCCAAATCGCTTCGGGTTTTTTTTATCCCTATGGATTCGTGTGGCGTGGTATCCCATACTGCAGACTTGCACCGGGGGGTTTGACGTCAAATCCTTGAAAAGGCTATACTTTCAGGCTTTCCGTTCGCTCAGGAAAAGATAACAAGGCCGAGTCCGCTGATGTAAGGGGCGGAACCGCCAGCCAATTTGAGCGTTTATTTATTTAGGACATCATCATGAAGACCTTTTCCGCGAAAACCCATGAGGTTCAGCGTGAGTGGTTCGTGATTGACGCGACGGACAAAGTCCTCGGACGTGTTGCCAGCGAAGTGGCACTCCGACTGCGCGGCAAGCACAAGCCCGAGTTCACCCCGCACGTCGACACGGGCGACTTTATTGTCGTCATCAACGCAGGCAAGCTGCGCGTGACCGGCACCAAGGAACTGAACAAGATCTACTACCGTCACTCGACCTATCCGGGCGGTATCTACGAAACCAATTTCCAGAAAATGCAACAGCGTTTTCCGGGTCGCGCGCTGGAAAAGGCGGTCAAGGGCATGCTGCCCAAGGGCCCGCTCGGCTACGCGATGATTAAGAAGCTGAAAGTGTATGCCGATGGCAACCATCCGCACGCTGCTCAGCAACCCAAAGCACTCGAAATCTAAGGAGCGGACATGATCGGTAACTACAATTACGGAACCGGCCGCCGCAAGAGTGCAGTGGCTCGCGTGTTCATCAAGGCAGGCAGCGGCAACATCGTCGTCAACGGCAAACCGGCTGCGGAATACTTTTCGCGTGAAACCGGCCTGATGGTGATCCGTCAGCCGCTGGAACTGACCGGCAACGTCGAGCGTTTCGACATCATGGTCAACGTGCATGGCGGCGGCGAGTCTGGCCAGGCAGGTGCAGTCCGTCACGGCATTACCCGTGCACTGATCGACTACGATGCGGGCTTGAAGTCGGAGCTGTCGAAAGCCGGCTTCGTCACCCGTGACGCACGTGAAGTCGAACGTAAGAAAGTCGGCCTGCGCAAAGCACGCCGCGCAAAACAGTTCTCCAAGCGCTAATCTCGCGTTTTCAGAACATCGAAAAGCCGCCGGGTTTGCGCCTGGCGGCTTTTTGCTTTTCGTCCCGGCGGCATGGGAGCTGCCTGTTAAAATTTGCAAGTGTGATGTACGGTCTTTAGCAAGGAAAAAACATGATCAAAGTCGGTATCGTCGGCGGCACGGGTTACACGGGCGTGGAGTTGCTGCGTCTGTTGGCCGCTCATCCTCAAGTGCAACTTACCGCGATCACGTCGCGCAAAGAAGATGGCATGCCGGTCGCCGACATGTTTCCTTCCTTGCGCGGGCACGTGTCGCTGGCGTTTTCATCGCCGGAGAAGGCCGGGCTCAACGAGTGTGACGTCGTGTTTTTCGCGACCCCGCATGGCGTGGCGATGGCGCAGGCGCGCGAACTGCTTGCCGCCGGCGTGAAGGTGATCGACCTGGCTGCCGATTTCCGCTTGAAGGACACCGCCGAATTCGAGAAATGGTATGGCATGCCGCATTCCTGCCCGGATATCCTCGATGAGGCGGTGTATGGCCTGCCAGAGATCAATCGCGAGGCAATCAAGAAGGCTCGCCTCATCGGCCTGCCGGGATGCTATCCGACCTCGATGCAACTGGGCTTCGCGCCGTTGCTCGCGCAAGGCAAGCCGCTGGTCAACGAAGCGACGCTGATTGCCGACTGCAAGTCCGGCGTGTCGGGCGCCGGACGCAAGGCAGAAGTGCATACGCTGCTGGCGGAAGCCGCCGACAACTTCAAGGCTTACGGCGTGAAGGGCCATCGGCATCTGCCGGAAACGGTACAGGGGCTGCAGGCAATCGCCGGACGCAAAGTTGGCCTGACTTTCGTGCCGCATCTGGTACCGATGATTCGTGGCATTCACTCCACGCTGTATGCGAACATCGTGCCGGAAGCGCGCGATACCGATTTCCAGGCGTTGTACCAGAGCTACTTCGAAGGGGAAAAATTCGTCGACGTCATGCCGGCTGGCAGTCATCCGGAAACACGCTCGGTACGCGCATCGAACAAGTTGCGCATCGCGCTTCACCGCCCGGGTGGCGGCGACCTGCTGGTGATCCTGGTGGTCGAGGACAATCTGGTCAAAGGTGCGGCGGGGCAGGGCGTGCAGTGCATGAATATCATGTTCGGCCTTGATGAAACGACGGGATTGATGCACATTCCAGTATTGCCTTAAGGAATTACGCCACGGCCTGCTTATGTCGCATACCACTTCCCCATTCAACTCGATGAAGTTCAGGCTGTGGCGGCGACGCTTGTCGGTGTCGTCGCCGCGCATGGCC is a window from the Noviherbaspirillum sp. UKPF54 genome containing:
- the rplM gene encoding 50S ribosomal protein L13 → MKTFSAKTHEVQREWFVIDATDKVLGRVASEVALRLRGKHKPEFTPHVDTGDFIVVINAGKLRVTGTKELNKIYYRHSTYPGGIYETNFQKMQQRFPGRALEKAVKGMLPKGPLGYAMIKKLKVYADGNHPHAAQQPKALEI
- the rpsI gene encoding 30S ribosomal protein S9; this translates as MIGNYNYGTGRRKSAVARVFIKAGSGNIVVNGKPAAEYFSRETGLMVIRQPLELTGNVERFDIMVNVHGGGESGQAGAVRHGITRALIDYDAGLKSELSKAGFVTRDAREVERKKVGLRKARRAKQFSKR
- the argC gene encoding N-acetyl-gamma-glutamyl-phosphate reductase; this encodes MIKVGIVGGTGYTGVELLRLLAAHPQVQLTAITSRKEDGMPVADMFPSLRGHVSLAFSSPEKAGLNECDVVFFATPHGVAMAQARELLAAGVKVIDLAADFRLKDTAEFEKWYGMPHSCPDILDEAVYGLPEINREAIKKARLIGLPGCYPTSMQLGFAPLLAQGKPLVNEATLIADCKSGVSGAGRKAEVHTLLAEAADNFKAYGVKGHRHLPETVQGLQAIAGRKVGLTFVPHLVPMIRGIHSTLYANIVPEARDTDFQALYQSYFEGEKFVDVMPAGSHPETRSVRASNKLRIALHRPGGGDLLVILVVEDNLVKGAAGQGVQCMNIMFGLDETTGLMHIPVLP